The Candidatus Koribacter versatilis Ellin345 genome has a segment encoding these proteins:
- a CDS encoding putative quinol monooxygenase, with protein sequence MVVLAVTWVAHEGQEQEMAEAFERLGAASRQEPGCRMYVVHRHREDKRTFFIYEQYDDDAALQAHRDSPHFQKIVKEDLHLAGRRTDAFLLDPVA encoded by the coding sequence ATGGTTGTTCTTGCGGTGACGTGGGTAGCACATGAGGGCCAGGAGCAGGAGATGGCCGAGGCGTTCGAGCGATTGGGCGCGGCTTCGCGCCAGGAGCCGGGTTGCCGGATGTATGTAGTGCATCGGCACCGCGAGGACAAGCGGACGTTTTTCATCTACGAGCAATACGACGACGATGCCGCGCTGCAGGCACACCGCGACTCGCCGCACTTCCAGAAAATCGTGAAAGAAGACCTGCACCTGGCAGGCCGTCGTACGGACGCTTTTCTCCTGGACCCCGTGGCGTAA
- a CDS encoding ATP-grasp domain-containing protein, which translates to MKSIAWVTYKALNDIAPDDRIAAEAVRRPGVRVEPLVWDDPAVDWSAYDAVVIRSCWDYQYTPEKFVAWLDALERSSARVFNPLPVVRWNHDKKYLRDLEQRGVEIAPTYWCERATVPRIQDVLSSRGWQKAVVKPTISGTSMNTWTVTLSDSDDHDAELASLLAKRDMMIQEFMPEILDGEWSLAFFGGEFSHAAVKRAKPGDFRVQDEHGGTWAQEPCSPELIVQARRVLQCVDEDLLYARVDGVVRGGRFVLMELEVIEPMLYLGGNVAAAEMFAEKLLARI; encoded by the coding sequence ATGAAATCCATCGCATGGGTCACCTACAAAGCACTCAACGATATTGCACCCGATGATCGCATCGCCGCCGAGGCGGTGCGACGCCCGGGCGTGCGCGTAGAGCCGCTGGTGTGGGACGATCCGGCTGTCGATTGGTCGGCGTACGATGCGGTGGTGATCCGGTCGTGCTGGGACTATCAGTACACGCCGGAGAAGTTTGTGGCTTGGCTGGATGCGCTGGAGCGCAGTAGTGCTCGCGTGTTTAACCCTCTACCGGTTGTGCGGTGGAATCACGATAAGAAATATCTGCGGGATTTGGAGCAGCGCGGAGTTGAGATCGCGCCGACCTATTGGTGCGAGCGTGCGACGGTGCCACGCATTCAGGATGTGCTGAGTTCGCGCGGGTGGCAGAAGGCCGTAGTGAAGCCGACAATCTCGGGAACATCGATGAATACGTGGACCGTCACGCTCAGCGACTCCGACGATCACGATGCGGAGTTGGCTTCCCTGCTGGCGAAGCGCGACATGATGATCCAGGAATTCATGCCGGAGATCCTCGACGGCGAGTGGTCACTCGCCTTCTTCGGCGGCGAGTTCAGCCATGCCGCGGTGAAGCGCGCCAAGCCCGGCGACTTCCGCGTACAGGATGAGCATGGCGGGACATGGGCACAGGAGCCGTGCTCGCCGGAGCTGATTGTCCAGGCGCGTCGAGTGTTGCAGTGCGTGGACGAAGACCTGCTCTACGCGCGGGTGGATGGCGTAGTGCGTGGCGGACGGTTTGTTTTGATGGAGCTTGAAGTCATCGAGCCGATGTTGTACTTGGGGGGAAATGTGGCGGCGGCGGAGATGTTTGCGGAGAAGCTGCTCGCACGGATCTAG
- a CDS encoding tetratricopeptide repeat protein: protein MEEARQQYELGMGCIAKSEYRRARKHLRKAVEMEPTAANYHLGLGECYFFQEPPDYPAAIAEFKRAVELKPSWADGYLWLANAMMENGEAEAAVSYYERAGEFAPDDPRPAISLGRCFAKLKRYDDAIRMFRRGIELKPHYGKASAHLFLAEALLACRAIDQARREWEVVLTLKPMYPEHESAADTAREMLAKHKR from the coding sequence TTGGAAGAAGCGCGTCAGCAATACGAACTCGGGATGGGTTGCATTGCAAAGAGCGAATACCGTCGCGCTCGCAAACACCTGCGCAAGGCCGTCGAGATGGAACCGACGGCCGCGAACTACCACCTCGGACTGGGGGAATGTTATTTCTTTCAGGAACCGCCGGACTATCCCGCCGCGATCGCAGAATTTAAAAGGGCTGTCGAACTGAAACCAAGCTGGGCTGATGGATACCTGTGGCTCGCCAACGCCATGATGGAGAATGGAGAGGCAGAAGCTGCGGTTTCATACTATGAACGGGCCGGGGAATTCGCACCGGATGACCCCCGTCCCGCAATTTCACTGGGTCGTTGTTTCGCGAAGCTCAAGCGTTATGACGATGCGATTAGAATGTTCCGTCGGGGTATTGAGCTAAAGCCACATTACGGAAAAGCCTCGGCTCATCTTTTCCTCGCCGAGGCATTGCTCGCTTGTCGAGCCATCGATCAAGCGCGCCGAGAGTGGGAGGTTGTCTTAACGCTGAAACCCATGTATCCCGAGCACGAATCTGCCGCAGACACCGCGCGCGAAATGCTCGCAAAACACAAACGCTAG
- a CDS encoding tautomerase family protein, whose amino-acid sequence MPHIQITWIEGRTTEQKRTLVTKLTDLMVQEASAKPESVTIAFVDVPAESYASNGMLVADKRKQK is encoded by the coding sequence ATGCCCCACATTCAAATCACCTGGATCGAAGGCCGCACAACCGAACAAAAACGCACCCTCGTCACCAAGCTTACGGACCTCATGGTGCAGGAAGCGAGCGCCAAGCCCGAGTCCGTGACGATTGCATTCGTTGACGTTCCCGCCGAGAGCTACGCCAGCAACGGAATGCTGGTCGCAGATAAAAGAAAGCAGAAATAG
- the ndk gene encoding nucleoside-diphosphate kinase, with translation MKTLQRTLSIIKPDAVEKNAEGDIISILLNNNFRILGIKMLHLTKNQAEGFYAVHANKPFFHSLTDFMASGPIVVMCLEKENAIADYRKLMGATNPANAEEGTIRKKWAASIEKNAVHGSDADDTARFELSYFFAGYELAR, from the coding sequence ATGAAGACCTTGCAACGCACTCTTTCCATCATCAAGCCCGACGCGGTCGAGAAGAACGCCGAAGGCGACATCATCAGCATCCTGCTGAACAACAACTTCCGCATCCTCGGCATCAAGATGCTGCACCTCACCAAGAACCAGGCCGAGGGCTTCTACGCCGTGCACGCCAACAAGCCGTTCTTCCACTCGCTCACCGACTTCATGGCCAGCGGCCCGATCGTCGTAATGTGCCTGGAGAAGGAAAACGCCATCGCCGACTACCGCAAGCTGATGGGCGCTACCAACCCGGCCAACGCCGAAGAAGGCACCATCCGCAAGAAGTGGGCAGCCAGCATCGAGAAGAACGCCGTCCACGGCTCCGATGCCGACGACACCGCGCGCTTCGAACTCAGCTACTTCTTCGCCGGCTACGAACTGGCAAGATAA
- the sucD gene encoding succinate--CoA ligase subunit alpha, with translation MSILVDKNTRLIVQGLTGREGTFHAKACADYGTKVVGGVTPGKGGTTHEGWPIYNTVSDAVQQTGANVSVIFVPPPFAADAIMEAVDAELPLVVCITEGIPAQDMVKVWDYMQGKKSRLIGPNCPGIISPGKAKIGIMPARIHKQGHVGIVSRSGTLTYEAVHQLTVRGIGQSTAIGIGGDPIIGTNFIDALDLFNKDPETEAIIMIGEIGGNAEENAAEFVKANVKKPVVGFIAGQTAPPGRRMGHAGAIISGGKGTAAEKFKAMEAAGIHIVKSPALLGETLVQATGGKVK, from the coding sequence ATGAGCATCCTCGTTGATAAGAACACGCGACTCATCGTCCAGGGCCTCACCGGCCGTGAAGGAACTTTCCACGCCAAGGCCTGCGCCGACTACGGAACCAAGGTCGTTGGCGGCGTAACACCCGGCAAAGGCGGGACCACCCACGAAGGCTGGCCGATCTACAACACCGTAAGCGACGCTGTGCAGCAGACCGGCGCGAACGTCAGCGTCATCTTCGTTCCGCCGCCGTTCGCCGCCGACGCCATCATGGAAGCGGTTGACGCCGAACTGCCGCTCGTTGTCTGCATCACCGAAGGCATTCCGGCGCAAGACATGGTCAAAGTGTGGGATTACATGCAGGGCAAGAAGTCGCGCCTCATCGGTCCGAATTGTCCCGGCATTATCTCGCCGGGCAAGGCGAAAATCGGCATCATGCCCGCGCGCATTCATAAGCAGGGACACGTCGGCATCGTCTCGCGCTCGGGGACGCTGACCTATGAAGCCGTGCATCAACTCACCGTTCGCGGTATCGGGCAGTCGACGGCGATCGGCATCGGCGGCGATCCGATCATCGGCACCAACTTCATCGATGCCCTCGATCTCTTCAACAAAGATCCCGAGACCGAAGCCATCATCATGATTGGCGAAATCGGCGGCAACGCGGAAGAGAACGCAGCCGAGTTCGTGAAGGCCAACGTAAAGAAGCCGGTCGTCGGCTTCATCGCCGGCCAAACCGCGCCTCCCGGACGCCGCATGGGCCACGCCGGCGCCATCATTTCCGGCGGGAAGGGAACCGCGGCCGAGAAGTTCAAGGCCATGGAAGCTGCCGGCATCCACATCGTGAAGAGCCCGGCATTGCTGGGTGAAACGCTCGTCCAGGCAACGGGCGGAAAAGTTAAATAA